The proteins below come from a single Arthrobacter sp. B1I2 genomic window:
- the sfnG gene encoding dimethylsulfone monooxygenase SfnG — translation MTEIINVARLSEPLKFAYWVPNVSGGLVVSTIEQRTGWDFDYNKKLARIAEDSGFEYALTQTRYAASYGADKQHEATSFSLALLAATERLKVIAAVHPGMWHPGVLAKYIITADHISNGRAAVNIVSGWLKNEFTNFGLEWLEHDERYVRTEEFIKVLRGLWTETGYSQSGKYYNITDFTLNPAPVAVPGRAHPEIFFGGNSTAAQATAGRVADWYFSNGKDLEGFKENIAGVVAAAGETKRGSEGALAAPRFGLNGFVIARDSEKEARDTLREIVEKAHKPAVQGFRDAVQEAGASTKDGKGMWADSTFEDLIQYNDGFKTQLIGTPEQIAERIVEYKKLGVNLFLTCYLHFQEEVAAFGQDILPIVRELEADLARKNGTELDLSATPVAQAVAV, via the coding sequence ATGACCGAGATCATCAACGTCGCCCGACTCTCCGAGCCGCTTAAATTCGCCTATTGGGTCCCGAATGTCTCCGGCGGCCTGGTGGTGTCCACCATCGAACAGCGCACCGGCTGGGACTTCGACTACAACAAGAAGCTCGCCCGGATCGCCGAGGACTCAGGCTTCGAGTACGCCCTGACCCAGACCCGCTACGCCGCGTCCTACGGCGCGGACAAGCAGCACGAGGCCACCTCGTTCAGCCTTGCCCTCCTGGCGGCCACGGAGCGGCTGAAGGTCATCGCCGCAGTCCACCCGGGCATGTGGCACCCCGGCGTGCTGGCCAAATACATCATCACCGCCGACCACATCTCAAACGGCCGCGCCGCCGTCAACATCGTCTCCGGCTGGCTCAAGAACGAGTTCACCAACTTCGGCCTGGAATGGCTGGAGCACGACGAACGCTACGTCCGCACCGAGGAGTTCATCAAGGTCCTCCGCGGCCTGTGGACCGAAACCGGGTACAGCCAGTCCGGCAAGTACTACAACATCACCGATTTCACCCTGAACCCGGCACCGGTTGCCGTCCCGGGCCGCGCCCACCCGGAAATCTTCTTCGGCGGAAATTCGACGGCGGCCCAGGCCACTGCCGGCCGCGTCGCTGACTGGTACTTCTCCAACGGCAAGGACCTGGAAGGCTTCAAGGAAAACATTGCCGGAGTGGTGGCCGCCGCGGGCGAAACCAAGCGTGGCAGCGAAGGCGCCCTGGCTGCACCCCGGTTCGGCCTCAACGGTTTCGTCATCGCCCGGGATTCCGAGAAGGAAGCCCGTGACACGCTGCGCGAGATTGTGGAGAAGGCACACAAGCCGGCGGTCCAGGGTTTCCGGGACGCTGTCCAGGAAGCCGGCGCCTCCACCAAGGACGGCAAGGGCATGTGGGCAGATTCCACCTTCGAGGACCTGATCCAGTACAACGATGGCTTCAAGACGCAGCTGATTGGCACCCCTGAACAGATCGCCGAACGCATCGTGGAGTACAAGAAGCTCGGCGTGAACCTGTTCCTGACCTGCTACCTGCACTTCCAGGAGGAGGTGGCGGCGTTCGGCCAGGACATCCTGCCGATCGTGCGCGAACTGGAGGCAGACCTGGCCCGCAAGAACGGCACCGAACTGGACCTGTCTGCTACTCCCGTTGCTCAGGCGGTGGCTGTCTGA
- the acs gene encoding acetate--CoA ligase encodes MGLSTTETLNLNAGVHPDNVAFWEQQALRLDWASPWHTAHRWVPADPQAGMGPEITWFEGGKLNVAANCVDRHVAAGRGAKVALHFEGEPGDRRTITYAELQREVSKAANALLALGIGKGDRVVIYLPVIPETIIITLAVARIGAIHSLVFGGFSAEALKFRVEDTGAKLLVTTDGQFRRGVAVPVKDNADAAVSGENAIEHVLVVNRTTPAANLATVPMTEGRDVWWHDVVGNAADIHEPEAFDAETPLFIMYTSGTTGKPKGLVHTSGGYLAQASWSFEHLFSNPDPALRDQDVHWCTADLAWITAHTYEIYGPLSNGVTQVIFEGTPNTPHPGRHFEIIERYGVTQYYTAPTLVRSLMGWFPDGVPDTYDLSSIRLLGTVGEAVNPEAWRWLRGNVGAGTAPVVDTWWQSETGATILSPAPTDTEFKPGCAARPLPGVGTRIVDDAGNTVPPGVQGNIVVDSPGPAIARTVWGNPRRYFDSYWSKYAEHGWFLAGDGAKYDADGDIWILGRVDDTLNVSGHLLSTIEIESALVSHPDVVEAGVCPVADPKTGHAVVSFVVLKAGAKARPAGEVAHELRNHVAREIGPIAKPRDVVVVPDVPKTRSGKIMRRLLTQLFEGTALGDTTSLQNEPAIAGIQEVLRQRDLAKENS; translated from the coding sequence ATGGGCCTGAGCACCACTGAAACGTTGAACCTGAACGCGGGGGTCCACCCGGACAACGTCGCCTTCTGGGAGCAGCAGGCGCTGCGCCTGGACTGGGCCAGCCCCTGGCACACTGCGCACCGCTGGGTCCCGGCAGATCCCCAGGCCGGCATGGGGCCGGAGATCACCTGGTTTGAAGGCGGCAAGCTCAACGTGGCCGCCAACTGCGTGGACCGCCATGTCGCTGCCGGCCGCGGCGCCAAAGTGGCCCTGCACTTCGAAGGCGAGCCCGGGGACCGCCGGACCATCACCTACGCCGAACTCCAGCGCGAGGTATCCAAGGCAGCCAACGCGCTCCTGGCCCTGGGCATCGGCAAGGGCGACCGGGTAGTCATCTACCTCCCGGTCATCCCCGAGACCATCATCATCACGCTGGCCGTGGCCCGCATCGGCGCCATCCATTCCCTGGTGTTCGGCGGCTTCTCCGCGGAGGCCTTGAAGTTCCGGGTGGAGGACACCGGCGCCAAGCTGCTGGTCACCACGGACGGCCAGTTCCGCCGCGGCGTGGCCGTTCCCGTGAAAGACAACGCGGACGCGGCCGTGTCCGGCGAAAACGCCATCGAGCACGTCCTCGTGGTCAACCGCACCACCCCGGCAGCGAATCTGGCGACCGTCCCCATGACCGAAGGCCGCGACGTGTGGTGGCACGACGTCGTCGGGAACGCCGCAGATATCCATGAACCGGAGGCGTTCGACGCCGAAACGCCGCTGTTCATCATGTACACCTCCGGCACCACCGGCAAGCCCAAGGGCCTGGTGCACACCTCCGGCGGCTACCTGGCGCAGGCGTCATGGAGCTTCGAACACCTGTTCAGCAACCCGGACCCCGCGCTCCGGGACCAGGACGTGCACTGGTGCACCGCTGACCTCGCCTGGATCACGGCGCACACTTACGAGATCTACGGGCCGCTGTCCAACGGCGTGACCCAGGTGATTTTCGAGGGCACTCCCAATACCCCGCACCCGGGCCGGCACTTCGAGATCATCGAGCGCTACGGCGTGACCCAGTACTACACGGCGCCCACGCTGGTCCGTTCGCTCATGGGCTGGTTCCCGGACGGCGTCCCGGACACCTACGATCTGTCCTCCATCCGCCTGCTGGGCACCGTGGGGGAAGCCGTCAACCCGGAGGCCTGGCGCTGGCTGCGCGGGAACGTCGGCGCCGGCACCGCGCCGGTGGTGGACACGTGGTGGCAGTCCGAGACCGGCGCCACCATCCTCTCCCCCGCCCCCACGGACACCGAGTTCAAGCCCGGGTGCGCGGCCCGGCCGCTGCCCGGGGTCGGCACAAGGATCGTGGACGACGCCGGCAATACAGTTCCCCCGGGCGTCCAGGGGAACATCGTGGTTGACTCCCCCGGTCCCGCCATCGCACGCACCGTCTGGGGCAACCCGCGCCGCTACTTCGACTCCTACTGGAGCAAGTACGCGGAGCACGGCTGGTTCCTTGCCGGCGACGGCGCGAAATACGATGCCGATGGCGATATCTGGATCCTGGGCCGGGTGGACGACACCCTGAATGTCTCCGGCCACCTGCTCTCCACCATCGAAATCGAATCCGCCCTGGTCTCCCACCCGGACGTGGTGGAGGCCGGGGTGTGTCCGGTCGCGGACCCGAAAACCGGCCACGCGGTGGTGTCCTTCGTCGTCCTCAAAGCAGGCGCCAAAGCCCGCCCTGCCGGCGAAGTTGCCCACGAACTCCGCAACCACGTGGCCAGGGAGATCGGCCCCATCGCCAAGCCGCGTGACGTCGTCGTGGTCCCTGATGTCCCCAAGACGCGCAGCGGCAAGATCATGCGTCGGCTGCTCACGCAGCTGTTCGAAGGGACAGCGCTGGGCGATACCACCTCACTCCAGAACGAACCGGCGATCGCCGGCATCCAGGAAGTCCTGCGCCAGCGGGACCTAGCAAAGGAAAACTCATGA